From Pedobacter africanus, the proteins below share one genomic window:
- a CDS encoding serine hydrolase domain-containing protein, with translation MIRYKTLCSLLLISVFIFSISYTASAQSLEAKIDSLIRKDFAGNDGPGGVFMVAQHGKPVYEKAFGKANLELNAAMAPEHVFQLGSMTKQFTAIAILMLEEQGKLAVSDPLSKYVPDYPQGDKITLHHLLTHTSGIRDFTKMKSLPEIAQKDMTPRMMVDFFKNEKVDFLPGEKFEYNNSGYVLLGYIIELVSGGTYEDFINKQIFEKAGMKQSCYASDRKVILNRAYGYHKKTTGYVNKTTISFSVPFASGALMSTSEDLLKWQEALNKHLLLSEQETRKAFSRYRLNNGEEFTYGYGWHLKTLNGRATREHGGSIFGFKTMGIYIPEEDIYVVGLSNCDCNSPTKLTTDIAALALKALGKEK, from the coding sequence ATGATCAGATATAAGACCCTATGCAGCCTGCTATTAATATCAGTTTTTATTTTTAGCATCTCGTATACCGCTTCTGCCCAAAGCCTTGAAGCTAAAATAGACAGCCTGATACGAAAGGATTTTGCTGGAAATGACGGCCCCGGCGGCGTTTTTATGGTAGCGCAGCATGGCAAACCTGTTTATGAAAAAGCATTTGGTAAGGCCAACCTGGAGCTGAATGCGGCTATGGCACCTGAGCATGTGTTCCAGCTGGGTTCTATGACCAAGCAGTTTACTGCCATAGCTATACTGATGCTGGAGGAGCAGGGAAAATTGGCAGTAAGCGATCCCCTTTCAAAGTATGTACCTGATTATCCGCAGGGGGATAAAATAACACTGCACCATTTACTGACACATACATCAGGCATCAGGGATTTCACAAAGATGAAGTCTTTGCCAGAGATTGCCCAGAAAGACATGACGCCCAGGATGATGGTTGATTTCTTTAAAAACGAGAAGGTTGATTTTTTACCCGGGGAGAAGTTTGAGTACAACAATTCCGGTTATGTATTACTGGGCTATATCATTGAGCTGGTTTCGGGGGGAACGTATGAAGATTTTATAAACAAACAGATTTTCGAGAAGGCAGGCATGAAACAATCCTGCTATGCAAGCGACAGGAAAGTAATCCTTAACAGGGCTTACGGGTACCACAAGAAAACAACAGGTTATGTAAATAAAACGACAATCAGTTTTAGCGTTCCTTTTGCTTCGGGTGCACTGATGTCGACCTCCGAGGATCTGCTTAAATGGCAGGAGGCATTAAACAAGCATTTACTGCTTAGTGAACAAGAAACCAGGAAGGCTTTTAGCAGGTACAGATTAAACAACGGCGAGGAATTTACCTATGGTTACGGCTGGCACCTTAAAACATTAAATGGCAGGGCAACGCGCGAACATGGAGGCAGTATTTTTGGGTTTAAAACCATGGGCATCTATATCCCTGAGGAGGATATATATGTTGTAGGCCTGAGTAACTGCGATTGCAATTCGCCTACGAAATTAACCACTGACATTGCAGCTTTGGCCCTTAAAGCATTAGGTAAAGAAAAGTAA
- a CDS encoding ROK family protein: MALNKQVPFIGVDIGGSHITAAQVDCTAFSVITESLKRERVASKDSAQVIFDAWTAALLPLIKGFSATEIKIGIAMPGPFNYKEGIALFKNVKKYDSLYGIDVGKVLSERLDIPRNHIIFINDAEAFLGGELAAGAAAGKQKAIGITLGTGLGSASNCKGDVVDVNRAALPFLDQHAEEYLSTRWFLGRYHELTGHELKNVEELLAAAEPGLKDQIFDEFATNLASFINDFIADEDPEVLIIGGNIARTWDHFMPRLEQLIVNKNVVINQTKMWESAALVGAACIWSNQ, translated from the coding sequence ATGGCTTTAAACAAACAGGTACCCTTTATCGGGGTAGACATTGGCGGTTCGCACATTACCGCTGCACAGGTAGATTGTACGGCTTTCAGCGTAATAACAGAGAGCTTGAAGCGCGAGCGTGTGGCATCTAAAGACAGTGCCCAGGTTATTTTTGATGCCTGGACAGCAGCCTTACTGCCTTTAATAAAAGGCTTTTCTGCCACAGAAATCAAAATAGGCATTGCTATGCCAGGCCCTTTTAATTATAAGGAGGGCATAGCCTTGTTTAAAAATGTAAAGAAATATGATTCCCTGTATGGTATCGATGTAGGTAAAGTGCTGTCAGAACGCCTGGACATTCCGCGCAACCACATCATTTTTATCAACGATGCCGAGGCTTTCCTGGGGGGCGAACTTGCAGCTGGTGCAGCGGCAGGTAAGCAAAAAGCAATCGGTATTACCTTAGGTACGGGCCTGGGCTCGGCCAGTAATTGCAAGGGCGATGTTGTAGATGTAAACCGGGCAGCACTGCCTTTTCTGGACCAACATGCCGAGGAATACCTTTCTACCAGGTGGTTTTTGGGCAGGTATCATGAGCTTACCGGGCATGAGCTTAAAAATGTGGAAGAACTTTTGGCTGCCGCTGAGCCGGGCTTAAAGGACCAGATATTTGACGAATTTGCAACCAACCTGGCTAGCTTTATCAATGATTTCATTGCCGATGAAGATCCTGAAGTGCTGATTATAGGGGGCAATATTGCCCGCACCTGGGACCATTTTATGCCGCGTTTGGAGCAGCTCATCGTCAATAAAAATGTAGTCATTAATCAAACCAAGATGTGGGAAAGTGCAGCCCTGGTAGGCGCTGCATGCATATGGTCAAATCAATAA